From a single Lolium rigidum isolate FL_2022 chromosome 7, APGP_CSIRO_Lrig_0.1, whole genome shotgun sequence genomic region:
- the LOC124672776 gene encoding glycine-rich RNA-binding protein 3, mitochondrial-like: MAFASRLGSVLRRTSASSNSSLLQAVRCMSSSKLFVGGLSYNTDDPSLRDAFSGYGDVLEARVIMDRESGRSKGFGFVTYTSSEAAAAAISAMDGKDLQGRVVKVDYANDRAGGIRGGGYGSGNYGGSGYGTGGYGSTGHGSGGGGYGGNGGGYGSGGHGSGGAYGSAGYDGYSGAAGGGEYSSIPNNASAGGYGSGGSYSIPSNSDGSTGSYGGAGGGGEYSSIHNNAAASGYGSGGSYNNASNLSGSTGSYGGAGGVGEYSSMHSNVAADGYDSGGNYSNASNSAGSTGSYGGAGRGGEYSSIHNNAAPGGYGSGGGYNSASNLAGNTGSYGGTGGGGEHSSIHNNAAPGGYGSGGGYNSASNLAGNTGSYGGTGGGGEHSSIHNNAAPGGYGSGGSYNSASNSARNTGSYGGVGGYNSPNTYGTSDYKNGGGSNAVFSGSTGGYNSPNTYGASDYNSGGGGKAVFSGSTGGSSSGNSGFAGGNFTGNVSSTGSFARNVTDTSSPHGTSYARGFGGGETTGATDKVQYSPNSNSYAGGFGGGETVGANKVQYNGQDDLLGDDFFSESEERQASRSA; encoded by the exons ATGGCTTTCGCTAGTAGACTGGGAAGTGTGCTGAGGAGGACATCGGCGTCCTCGAATTCGTCGCTGCTCCAGGCAGTAAGATGCATGTCTTCTTCCAAGCTGTTTGTTGGAG GACTATCATATAACACTGATGACCCATCTCTGAGGGATGCCTTTTCTGGCTATGGGGATGTCCTTGAAG CTAGAGTCATCATGGACAGGGAGTCTGGCAGGTCAAAGGGTTTTGGATTTGTTACTTATACATCGAGTGAAGCTGCCGCAGCTGCCATCAGTGCCATGGATGGCAAG GACCTTCAAGGACGAGTGGTAAAGGTGGACTACGCCAATGACCGTGCTGGTGGAATACGTGGAGGTGGATACGGCAGTGGAAATTACGGAGGTAGCGGATATGGCACTGGTGGATATGGCAGCACAGGACATGGAAGCGGCGGTGGTGGATATGGAGGCAATGGTGGTGGTTATGGAAGTGGAGGGCATGGCAGTGGTGGTGCATATGGTAGTGCAGGATATGATGGTTACAGTGGTGCAGCTGGTGGCGGTGAGTATTCTAGCATCCCCAACAATGCATCTGCTGGtggatatggcagtggcggaagctaCAGTATCCCAAGCAACTCGGATGGAAGTACTGGTAGCTACGGCGGTGCTGGTGGGGGCGGTGAGTATTCTAGCATCCACAACAATGCAGCTGCTAGtggatatggcagtggcggaagctaCAATAATGCCAGCAACTTGTCTGGAAGTACTGGTAGCTATGGCGGTGCTGGTGGTGTTGGTGAGTATTCTAGCATGCACAGCAATGTGGCTGCTGACGGATATGACAGTGGCGGGAACTATAGTAATGCCAGCAACTCGGCTGGAAGTACTGGTAGCTATGGCGGCGCTGGTCGTGGCGGTGAGTATTCTAGCATCCACAACAATGCGGCTCCTGGcggatatggcagtggcggaggcTACAATAGTGCCAGCAACTTGGCTGGAAATACTGGTAGCTATGGCGGCACTGGTGGTGGCGGTGAGCATTCTAGCATCCACAACAATGCGGCTCCTGGcggatatggcagtggcggaggcTACAATAGTGCCAGCAACTTGGCTGGAAATACTGGTAGCTATGGCGGCACTGGTGGTGGCGGTGAGCATTCTAGCATCCACAACAATGCAGCTCCTGGtggatatggcagtggcggaagctaCAATAGTGCCAGCAACTCGGCTAGAAATACTGGTAGCTATGGCGGCGTTGGTGGGTACAATTCTCCCAACACCTATGGCACCAGCGATTACAAGAACGGAGGTGGCAGCAATGCAGTCTTCAGCGGAAGCACTGGTGGGTACAATTCTCCCAACACCTATGGCGCCAGCGACTACAACAGCGGAGGTGGCGGCAAGGCAGTCTTCAGCGGAAGCACTGGCGGTTCCAGCAGTGGAAATTCTGGCTTTGCTGGCGGCAATTTCACAGGAAATGTGAGCAGTACTGGCAGCTTTGCTCGAAATGTTACTGACACCAGCAGCCCCCATGGCACCAGTTATGCCAGAGGATTCGGTGGCGGCGAGACTACTGGAGCTACTGACAAGGTACAGTACAGCCCCAATAGCAACAGCTATGCAGGAGGGTTTGGTGGCGGTGAGACTGTTGGAGCTAACAAGGTACAGTACAATGGCCAAGACGATCTTCTGGGTGATGACTTCTTCTCCGAGTCGGAGGAGCGTCAGGCAAGCAGGTCGGCATAA
- the LOC124673838 gene encoding uncharacterized protein LOC124673838 gives MEEEQRLKEEERAEIEAARKEYLKIVLSRMKLMRKVGRPATLMYCKNLDARELLSRKSNCDEIKWESGPVDKEILLEKERALWNAAMEYRKVQNMDSEYDLVASKMTFFPIMSKKCMWYHCNLVGCKRETPSKVMRQYFFLEINRTRGKTDTVTACIALDDDVDNTCNACPSHSGILHPCKGGFTCGSKEATPTRALDGDVVSPGIPAPLPTRGNETLGPTTRRLPALVGGGTSRPGPPTVAAIETPPKSKSLAAMPNGRPAPITKRHLEIALALAGGGTSSNGSSKDNPKCK, from the exons atggaggaggaacaaAGGCTTaaggaggaagaaagggcggAGATCGAGGCAGCAAGAAAGGAATATTTGAAGATTGTACTATCAAGAATGAAATTGATGAGGAAGGTCGGCCGTCCTGCCACTCTCATGTACTGCAAGAACCTGGACGCTCGTGAATTGCTCAGTCGCAAGAGCAACTGTGATGAAATCAAATGGGAAAGCGG GCCTGTTGATAAGGAGATTTTGCTTGAGAAAGAGAGAGCCCTCTGGAATGCTGCTATGGAATATCGGAAAGTTCAAAACATG GACTCTGAATATGATTTGGTTGCTAGCAAGATGACCTTTTTTCCTATAATGTCGAAGAAGTGCATGTGGTACCACTGCAATCTTGTGGGCTGTAAgagagaaactccttcaaaagTGATGCGACAGTATTTCTTTCTTGAGATCAACAGGACTCGAGGGAAGACTGACACTGTTACAGCATGCATTGCACTTG ATGATGACGTCGACAATACCTGTAACGCATGTCCTTCCCATAGTGGCATTTTGCATCCCTGCAAGGGTGGATTTACTTGTGGAAGCAAAGAAG CCACACCAACAAGAGCCTTGGATGGAGATGTTGTGTCACCTGGCATACCTGCTCCCTTGCCTACCCGGGGGAATGAAACCCTTGGGCCTACCACCAGAAG ACTACCAGCCTTGGTTGGAGGTGGAACTTCCCGACCTGGCCCACCTACTGTAGCTGCAATAGAAACCCCTCCCAAGTCCAAATCCTTGGCTGCCATGCCGAATGGAAGACCAGCGCCTATCACCAAAAG GCATTTGGAAATAGCACTGGCATTGGCTGGAGGTGGAACTTCCTCAAACGGCTCATCCAAAGACAACCCCAAATGCAAGTAG